GGTCCAGTCCGGCACGGCCAACCGCATGGCGGGCGGGCGTTTTTGCGCCAGCGCCGCCTGCCGCTCAGGGCCGAGGCCGCGGCAGGTGCCCGGATAAACAGGGGTCCCATCCTCCCGGTGGGGGGCGCTGGCAGCGTGCAGCTGGCTGCGGCTGCAAAAACAGGGGTACGTGAGCCCCTGTTTCTCCAGCTCTTTGTAATACGTCTCGTAAATCCCGCCCCGCTCGCTTTGGTAGTAAGGGCCGTTTGGCCCGCCGGTGCTACCGCCCTCGTCCCAGACCAGGCCCAGCCAGGAAAGATCCGCCTCCAAAAGCCCCGCAAAGGCACGGGGGCAGCGGGCGGCGTCCAGATCCTCGATGCGCAGCACCACCCGGCCATTTTCGCGCTTTGCGCTCAGCCAGGCCAGCAGGCTGCACAGCAGGTTACCCAGATGCATCCTGCCCGAAGGGCTGGGTGCGAAGCGCCCCACCGTGTGCATGGCATTCCCCCCTTTCTTTCCCTCCTGCTCGTTTTTGCCTCATCTGCGTTTGCGCCGCTGGGCCTCCTGCTTTTGCCGCTGTGTCAGGCGGCGGCTCTCGCGCATTTTTTGCAGCGCCTTGTTCCAGGTAAAGTCGTCCAGCGCTGCTTGCTCCATGGCTGCCAGTGTGTGGTCAAAATCGGTGGCGGCAAACACGGAATATCCCCATGCCACCCCCATGCGGGCATACAGTGCCGGCTGGCGGATGCGTGCATACAGTGCCAGGCTCTCTTCCAATTCCTCGGGGCCCGCCCAATACCACA
This window of the Oscillospiraceae bacterium genome carries:
- the gluQ gene encoding glutamyl-Q tRNA(Asp) synthetase, giving the protein MHTVGRFAPSPSGRMHLGNLLCSLLAWLSAKRENGRVVLRIEDLDAARCPRAFAGLLEADLSWLGLVWDEGGSTGGPNGPYYQSERGGIYETYYKELEKQGLTYPCFCSRSQLHAASAPHREDGTPVYPGTCRGLGPERQAALAQKRPPAMRLAVPDWTVEFADGHLGRYWERLTTHCGDFVLRRGDGVFAYQLAVVVDDALMGVTQVVRGADLLQSTPRQLCLYRLLGLPEPRFYHLPLLLAPDGRRLSKRDGDVSLEQLQSRWSAPEIVGKLAFLAGQLDRPEPATPAELAPVFSWEKVPTTDILLPAGLF